The following proteins are encoded in a genomic region of Deinococcus cellulosilyticus NBRC 106333 = KACC 11606:
- a CDS encoding GNAT family N-acetyltransferase encodes MKQAAPADALHIAALMNQSRKGWDAFVPVKPEEVEYNLKSEEAEIFLHGQEALLEVYHHENADRVICVYPYRHPEAPETLEDDLLVFAKELCASRGLPLEMGLPHTREREAERLRQHGLSYTRTFYRMVLEGEALAKIQPPVLQTGQGFRRITPLELTEMHNDAFQNHFGFYPMGVQQVENWFGEHDFHPDDAQALCVNGKPVAFFAISKQDDGGHVYLLGTLQESQKQGYGGLTLRQGCALLKARGVEKVNLAVDAENSHALEFYRRVGFEERFQNLRYRWSG; translated from the coding sequence ATGAAACAGGCCGCACCTGCAGACGCCCTGCACATCGCAGCGCTGATGAACCAGAGCCGGAAGGGCTGGGACGCTTTTGTTCCCGTCAAACCCGAGGAAGTCGAGTACAACCTGAAATCTGAAGAGGCCGAGATCTTCCTGCATGGGCAGGAGGCCCTGCTGGAGGTGTACCACCATGAGAATGCAGACCGGGTGATTTGCGTGTACCCCTACCGCCACCCGGAAGCACCTGAAACCCTGGAAGACGACCTGCTCGTCTTTGCGAAGGAACTCTGTGCATCACGGGGCCTGCCGCTGGAAATGGGGTTGCCCCACACCCGTGAAAGGGAAGCAGAACGCCTCAGACAGCATGGCCTGTCCTACACCCGCACGTTCTACCGCATGGTGCTGGAAGGAGAGGCCCTGGCAAAAATTCAGCCCCCTGTGCTGCAAACAGGGCAGGGGTTCCGCCGCATCACCCCTCTGGAACTGACCGAAATGCACAACGACGCATTCCAGAACCACTTCGGCTTTTATCCGATGGGGGTGCAGCAGGTGGAGAACTGGTTCGGGGAGCATGATTTTCACCCCGATGATGCCCAGGCCCTCTGTGTGAACGGCAAACCCGTGGCATTTTTCGCCATCAGCAAACAGGACGATGGAGGACACGTGTACCTGCTGGGCACCTTGCAAGAAAGCCAGAAGCAGGGTTACGGAGGCCTCACACTCAGGCAGGGGTGCGCTCTTCTGAAAGCCAGAGGGGTGGAAAAGGTGAATCTGGCGGTGGATGCCGAAAACAGCCACGCCCTGGAGTTCTACCGCCGGGTGGGGTTTGAAGAGCGCTTCCAGAACCTGCGTTACCGCTGGTCTGGCTGA
- a CDS encoding MFS transporter, which yields MTGQPRAAKKLWNSNFVIYLLGSTQSSLGSIISGIALSFVTLEITQSAGATGLTLALSMVPNLLGPFAGTLVDRISLRIPLIVGDLLRFMLMMVVWYLATHGDVQVGLIYAVSFLNGLISIFYTPATEALLPSLVPEEDLARANGILGATSQVVGIGGYAVAGVLVSQLGAGPSLLIDAISFLVMGLMYMLVEIPQPRKDVQQNTFLADFKEGWRTLSTHPLMKHMPLLGFVTMAAMAPLNMMLPKIFQGTGTGAAGFGVFMTVMSVGMLLGSLSITALGNRFKAVPAVGAGLVIYGLCYAALSFSPALWMMWGVAFLFGAGMSFTSSGMVYLLQVETPREQLGRVFGMVFSVQMSGMPLTLLLISGFADRLQLTVIFLSCSAVLLLLAVFWMWVSRRSKAPLAAIAD from the coding sequence ATGACCGGACAGCCCAGGGCGGCAAAGAAACTGTGGAACAGCAATTTTGTGATTTACCTGCTGGGAAGCACACAGTCGAGCCTGGGCAGCATCATTTCAGGCATTGCCCTGTCGTTTGTGACCCTTGAGATCACCCAGTCTGCTGGAGCCACCGGGCTGACCCTGGCCCTGTCCATGGTGCCCAACCTGCTCGGCCCTTTCGCAGGCACCCTGGTGGACCGCATTTCCCTGCGCATCCCCCTGATTGTGGGAGACCTGCTGCGTTTTATGCTGATGATGGTGGTGTGGTACCTTGCCACCCACGGAGACGTGCAGGTGGGCCTGATTTACGCGGTGTCCTTTTTAAACGGCCTGATCAGCATCTTCTACACGCCCGCAACCGAGGCCCTGCTGCCTTCCCTGGTTCCCGAAGAGGACCTTGCCAGGGCCAACGGCATCCTGGGGGCCACCAGTCAGGTGGTCGGGATCGGAGGTTACGCCGTGGCCGGGGTGCTGGTGAGTCAGCTTGGGGCGGGTCCCAGCCTGCTCATTGACGCCATCAGCTTCCTGGTGATGGGCCTGATGTACATGCTGGTCGAAATCCCACAACCGCGCAAAGACGTTCAGCAGAACACCTTCCTGGCAGACTTCAAGGAGGGCTGGCGCACCCTCTCCACCCACCCCCTGATGAAGCACATGCCCCTCCTGGGCTTCGTGACCATGGCCGCAATGGCTCCCCTCAACATGATGTTGCCCAAGATCTTTCAGGGCACCGGCACAGGGGCAGCGGGTTTCGGGGTGTTCATGACGGTGATGTCGGTGGGGATGCTGCTGGGAAGCCTGAGCATCACCGCACTTGGAAACCGTTTCAAAGCCGTGCCTGCAGTGGGTGCAGGCCTGGTCATTTACGGCCTGTGCTACGCTGCCCTGTCCTTCTCTCCTGCGTTGTGGATGATGTGGGGGGTGGCCTTCCTGTTCGGTGCAGGCATGAGTTTCACCTCAAGCGGCATGGTGTACCTGCTGCAGGTGGAAACCCCTCGTGAGCAGCTTGGACGGGTCTTCGGGATGGTGTTCTCGGTGCAGATGTCCGGGATGCCCCTGACCTTGCTCTTGATCAGCGGTTTCGCGGACCGGTTGCAACTCACGGTGATTTTCCTGTCCTGCTCTGCAGTGCTGCTGTTGCTTGCGGTGTTCTGGATGTGGGTGTCCAGGCGCAGCAAGGCACCCCTCGCAGCCATTGCAGACTGA
- a CDS encoding lantibiotic dehydratase C-terminal domain-containing protein produces the protein MLETLFPHDHRDHWRTLRVVHHAPDKDLLMLGLYSALHQLKAEGLLDGFYLQRHWLNGPQVQVHVRPFPGQEEQVRERLITHASTLVEQGSPLELDETTYLKKYAQTAAAELVTDPLLPLYPSGTVLWGPLLMRERMFGGEFNARVARSFFASTQSVLEVALQPEVASRGKLMQFARWMFGFAGAFRGLGEDQYCSTTSVALSFRSHAEAYYHNGGNALRSQFEAKYTACQDVLQKAYQEATTDPAPDLRWLIQNLRSAYQWLFQARLTGEMVMPTLQDYEGLKPQVAEGAEFREYSFSPGHQELADPDSELSRLLREPEVEVRRLLINLLYNHLVTAGARPLDRFFLCEMVARTIEEAHRGQDIVYPRPRPVAAEMR, from the coding sequence ATGCTTGAAACCCTGTTCCCCCACGACCACAGAGACCACTGGCGCACCCTCAGGGTGGTTCACCATGCTCCAGACAAGGACCTCCTGATGCTGGGCCTGTACAGTGCTCTGCACCAGCTGAAAGCAGAAGGCCTGCTGGACGGCTTCTACCTGCAACGCCACTGGCTGAACGGCCCGCAGGTTCAGGTGCATGTCAGGCCCTTCCCTGGTCAGGAAGAACAGGTCCGTGAGCGCCTGATCACCCACGCCTCCACGCTGGTGGAACAGGGAAGCCCCCTGGAACTCGATGAGACCACCTACCTGAAAAAGTACGCCCAGACGGCAGCGGCAGAACTGGTCACCGATCCTTTGCTGCCGCTTTACCCCAGTGGGACGGTGCTGTGGGGACCCCTCCTGATGCGGGAACGCATGTTCGGAGGGGAGTTCAATGCCAGGGTGGCCCGGTCCTTTTTTGCCAGCACCCAGTCGGTGCTGGAAGTGGCATTGCAACCAGAAGTCGCTTCACGGGGCAAACTGATGCAGTTCGCCCGGTGGATGTTCGGGTTTGCCGGGGCTTTCCGGGGGCTCGGGGAGGACCAGTACTGCAGCACCACCAGTGTGGCCCTCAGTTTCCGCTCCCACGCCGAGGCCTACTACCACAACGGCGGAAATGCCCTGCGGTCCCAGTTTGAAGCCAAGTACACTGCCTGCCAGGACGTGCTGCAAAAAGCCTACCAGGAGGCCACCACGGACCCGGCGCCGGATTTGCGCTGGCTGATCCAGAACCTGCGCAGTGCCTACCAGTGGCTGTTCCAGGCCCGACTGACCGGGGAAATGGTGATGCCCACCCTGCAGGATTACGAGGGCCTGAAACCCCAGGTGGCCGAGGGGGCAGAGTTTCGCGAGTACTCCTTCAGCCCCGGACACCAGGAACTTGCCGACCCGGACAGCGAACTTTCCAGACTCCTGAGGGAACCCGAGGTGGAGGTGCGCAGGCTGCTGATCAACCTGCTCTACAACCACCTGGTGACCGCTGGGGCCAGACCGCTGGACCGCTTTTTCCTGTGCGAAATGGTGGCCCGCACCATCGAAGAGGCCCACCGGGGGCAGGACATCGTGTACCCCAGGCCCCGACCTGTTGCCGCTGAAATGAGGTGA
- a CDS encoding thiazolylpeptide-type bacteriocin produces MSHDKKQEELNIQDLDLNEVEVTTEDDSYALPEAGASIGYNSCSSVKVSK; encoded by the coding sequence ATGAGCCATGACAAAAAGCAAGAAGAACTGAACATCCAGGACCTCGACCTCAATGAAGTGGAAGTCACCACCGAAGATGACTCCTACGCCCTTCCTGAAGCTGGTGCCAGCATCGGTTACAACAGCTGCTCCAGCGTCAAAGTCAGCAAATAA
- a CDS encoding thiopeptide-type bacteriocin — protein sequence MHQDRPLDDLDLRDLDLSEVEVESEDDTYALPEAGASVSWNSCSSIRPK from the coding sequence ATGCATCAGGACAGGCCACTGGACGACCTGGACCTCCGCGACCTTGACCTCAGTGAGGTGGAGGTGGAGAGCGAGGATGACACCTACGCCCTTCCGGAAGCCGGAGCCAGCGTCAGCTGGAACAGTTGCAGCAGCATCAGACCCAAATAA
- a CDS encoding thiopeptide-type bacteriocin biosynthesis protein, giving the protein MTQIPSYKAFHPLTCYTLGRPPQIPPVAATPRQEAPGQFLPLVQENSRMTLLEALSERRSQRSFSGQALPLREVSGWLRASLGEVGDGLRAYPSAGALYPNHSYLVPLQVSDLNSGVYRYQPEHHALKLVSGDTSLLGQALHFASEPDLEKASAVLFITSRFEEAARKYGERAYRFALQESGHMMQNLLLVAQSLGWSALPLGSYLDDLTHSLLCLPEEEQIVYAVAVGLPGLQKLNPERDAKLLSRLHPQSQWLQWRLYTDEPLQALQQLREESMKPLQLSEEIRGFWYMLKSDGALHARLRVEMVDESLTPHLQQYLEEQFQHMLDSGALREVVPGVYEPEAGLFGGDEAMQVTHRLFETDSELALTLSRHPSGERHLVSHIWLELMLRSIHLDPFERWDVWRRVRSVRPGYHEKWEAALNRMRSIMEHVLTTESRDLREKLISCVPEGHTHLETLDHWAGRMMALNQQGMLERGLREIAAVCVIFHWNRMMFGPAEQPFLAYLRYTLSKPR; this is encoded by the coding sequence GTGACCCAGATCCCGTCTTACAAGGCCTTTCACCCGCTGACCTGCTACACGCTGGGAAGGCCCCCCCAGATTCCTCCTGTTGCCGCCACCCCCAGACAGGAGGCCCCCGGGCAATTCCTGCCTCTGGTGCAGGAAAACTCCAGAATGACCCTGCTGGAAGCCTTAAGTGAACGCCGCAGCCAGCGCAGTTTCAGCGGACAGGCGTTGCCCCTCAGGGAAGTCAGCGGGTGGCTCAGGGCCAGCCTCGGTGAGGTTGGGGATGGCCTGCGCGCCTACCCTTCTGCCGGAGCCCTGTACCCCAACCACAGTTATCTGGTCCCCCTGCAGGTCTCGGACCTGAACTCCGGGGTGTACCGTTACCAGCCTGAACACCACGCCCTGAAACTCGTCTCAGGGGACACCTCCCTGCTGGGTCAGGCCCTGCATTTTGCCAGTGAACCGGACCTTGAAAAGGCCAGTGCGGTGCTTTTCATCACCTCCCGTTTTGAGGAGGCGGCCCGCAAGTACGGAGAGAGGGCGTACCGCTTTGCCCTGCAGGAATCCGGTCACATGATGCAGAACCTGCTGCTGGTGGCCCAGTCTCTGGGCTGGTCAGCACTGCCCCTCGGAAGTTACCTGGATGACCTCACCCACTCGCTTTTGTGCCTGCCCGAAGAAGAACAGATTGTTTATGCCGTCGCGGTGGGCCTCCCTGGCCTCCAGAAACTGAACCCTGAACGGGATGCGAAGCTGCTCTCCCGCCTGCACCCGCAAAGCCAGTGGCTGCAATGGCGGCTTTACACCGACGAGCCCCTGCAAGCCCTGCAGCAACTGCGCGAGGAGAGCATGAAACCGTTGCAGCTCAGCGAGGAGATCCGGGGGTTCTGGTACATGCTGAAATCCGACGGTGCCCTGCACGCCCGACTGCGGGTGGAGATGGTGGATGAAAGCCTCACCCCCCACCTGCAGCAGTACCTCGAAGAGCAGTTCCAGCACATGCTGGATTCGGGTGCCCTGCGGGAAGTGGTGCCGGGCGTGTACGAACCCGAGGCCGGACTGTTCGGAGGGGATGAGGCCATGCAGGTCACCCACCGCCTGTTTGAAACCGACAGTGAACTGGCCCTCACCCTCAGCCGTCACCCTTCCGGGGAAAGGCACCTGGTGTCGCACATCTGGCTGGAACTGATGCTGAGGTCCATTCACCTCGATCCCTTTGAGCGCTGGGACGTGTGGCGCAGGGTGCGTTCGGTGCGGCCCGGATACCACGAGAAATGGGAGGCGGCACTGAACCGCATGCGCTCCATCATGGAGCATGTGCTGACCACAGAAAGCCGCGATCTCCGGGAGAAACTGATCTCCTGCGTCCCTGAAGGGCACACCCACCTGGAAACCCTGGACCACTGGGCAGGGCGCATGATGGCCCTCAACCAGCAGGGGATGCTGGAACGGGGCCTCCGGGAAATTGCTGCGGTGTGCGTGATCTTCCACTGGAACCGCATGATGTTCGGACCTGCGGAGCAACCGTTTCTGGCCTACCTGCGTTACACCCTCAGCAAACCCCGATAG
- a CDS encoding thiazolylpeptide-type bacteriocin has protein sequence MSHEKKQEELNIQDLDLNEVEVTTEDDSYALPEAGASIGYNSCSSVKPK, from the coding sequence ATGTCACACGAGAAAAAGCAAGAAGAGCTGAACATTCAGGACCTCGACCTCAATGAAGTGGAAGTCACCACCGAAGACGACTCCTACGCTCTGCCCGAGGCGGGTGCCAGCATCGGCTACAACAGCTGCAGCAGCGTCAAACCCAAGTAA
- a CDS encoding YcaO-like family protein, whose protein sequence is MPVLNPDLQTKLYRNGPHLYFCAGLAQHENTFTALADLLGRDFDASPVSGHPFLDTLVEELQGLQSGLWRIQLPDLHLEHLPLHVAGFNSRPLDLETPQFERHAHSCRNSEVDDTLLKMLLRAERWPVEAMPVFATAISLQGQTDFGIGRGSTAKSARTSALLEALERRSAVFQGRHHVTRARPEDLPGRHLGREMLTQLDHEPEFSTATDWVEGWSLRHQQRIFIPAREVFMGYHRDEGILNASSSGCALGSSLEEALLHGLFELIERDAFLLNWYSRSPVASLDLTLCMDSEVQGMLLVAGDLGYQVQAFDTTTENGVPAVWVMAKGKGEGQIHSFSSLGAHMDPLRALRGALQELLVSLELYPPSFDPTRAKLLLDHPEQVESGFDHFLFYAHFESQKWLDFLPDPPHPEALRHFLDRRNHWKGADVVQKLTLLLQTLLDHHPDVAFVDLTTPGLSALGLCAVRAVVPGLLPMTFGFSQQRTRNNPRLQAALQRNRTRLPEAPHPFP, encoded by the coding sequence ATGCCGGTTCTGAACCCTGACCTCCAGACCAAGCTGTACCGAAACGGTCCCCACCTGTATTTTTGTGCTGGTCTTGCACAACACGAGAACACTTTTACGGCCCTCGCTGACCTGCTGGGCAGAGATTTTGATGCTTCACCCGTTTCCGGGCACCCGTTTCTGGATACCCTTGTGGAAGAACTGCAGGGCCTGCAATCCGGCCTCTGGCGCATTCAGCTTCCTGATCTGCACCTTGAGCACCTTCCTTTGCATGTTGCCGGGTTCAACAGCAGACCGCTGGACCTCGAAACCCCCCAGTTTGAACGCCATGCTCACAGTTGCCGCAACAGTGAAGTGGATGACACCCTGCTGAAAATGCTGCTCAGGGCAGAGCGCTGGCCTGTGGAGGCCATGCCTGTTTTTGCAACGGCCATTTCTTTGCAGGGACAGACGGATTTCGGCATTGGACGGGGGAGCACGGCAAAAAGTGCCAGAACATCTGCGTTGCTCGAAGCTCTGGAGCGCCGCAGTGCCGTCTTTCAGGGACGCCATCACGTGACCAGAGCACGTCCTGAGGATCTGCCTGGACGTCATCTTGGCCGGGAGATGCTGACCCAGCTGGACCATGAACCTGAATTCAGCACAGCCACCGACTGGGTGGAGGGGTGGTCTTTGCGCCACCAGCAGCGGATTTTCATTCCGGCCCGGGAAGTCTTCATGGGGTACCACAGAGATGAGGGCATCCTCAACGCCTCATCGAGTGGCTGTGCTCTGGGATCAAGCCTGGAAGAGGCACTGCTGCATGGGCTGTTTGAACTGATTGAACGGGACGCTTTTCTGTTGAACTGGTACAGCCGCAGCCCTGTTGCTTCCCTGGACCTCACCCTGTGCATGGACAGTGAGGTGCAAGGGATGCTGCTGGTTGCAGGAGACCTCGGTTATCAGGTCCAGGCGTTTGACACCACCACGGAAAATGGGGTGCCTGCCGTGTGGGTGATGGCAAAAGGAAAGGGCGAGGGGCAGATTCACAGTTTCAGCAGCCTGGGCGCGCACATGGACCCACTGCGTGCTCTGAGGGGTGCCCTGCAGGAACTGCTGGTGTCCCTGGAACTTTACCCCCCATCTTTTGACCCCACACGGGCGAAGCTGCTGCTGGACCACCCAGAGCAGGTGGAATCTGGTTTTGACCACTTCCTGTTTTATGCCCATTTTGAGAGCCAGAAGTGGCTGGATTTCCTGCCAGACCCTCCTCATCCTGAGGCCCTGCGGCATTTTCTGGACAGAAGAAACCACTGGAAGGGTGCGGATGTGGTGCAGAAATTGACCCTGCTTCTGCAGACCCTCCTTGACCACCATCCAGATGTTGCTTTTGTGGACCTGACCACCCCTGGCCTGAGTGCTCTGGGACTCTGTGCTGTGCGGGCGGTGGTCCCGGGCCTGCTTCCCATGACCTTTGGTTTTTCGCAACAGAGGACCCGGAACAATCCCAGATTGCAAGCTGCCCTGCAGCGAAACCGCACCAGACTCCCCGAAGCCCCCCATCCCTTCCCATGA
- a CDS encoding lantibiotic dehydratase — MTHTLPVNPTTSFHWEVTPFTTWRVNSLPASLHRLLRFPRTLQTLEKVKAQSEQLTAAMTAEAERMTEDVQQAGEHQELRRALINARRQLHQGLPPKTRDLEVLQAQWDAERVQSLMHLVERFRAMDALRQALPDLLFEEYRDCQRQVKGLVSQHPDFAASLDCAVPEVAETLEAYLQAPPSQTLQEWRKFELTLTTYLTRAAFKTSPLGRLTYTALVDLQESHRGEHPEWRQVRSRVQLQGSLLRKLFLHVTAHAAFAGHQRYAFNPDVREESGVWKVYVRRVLSTESVQDTTIVMPAKPALQHLRNAMQDRPFWRLTELQALLGLENPAPLHGLREQGLLVPEIQYADDLRDPVSNLISFVDRSADPLKAPVLEQLHSVQKVLEAYPGAAAPERRFLRGGLVKALQNVFTLLEVQEPFSAQRLLYENSAAELQLSDGFRSLPEEDLRRTAELVSLFGSHQDRQLELEKAFVARYGPAGVCTDPEAFLLKGTAAQSGTSELEVIDGLLQDLQNQRLAFLSTLREAIQQSEGLDVEVKPEWIPASPLAAPLELCLQHTGIGTLVLNSVLYGQHNALSRVWPLLEGSSTFQRFLKSQQQREVTRAQLVVSSFNSMNQFPTLFEVALKSPGSAPACQTLREVRLTELVLRHDPTTHSLKLETPSGEAIEPVYVGSYTPLLMTTIDRGMVGLSQGTSAHFSLVEMLEALSPELQAEEERFYPRIVLGQVVLSRRTWVMGGAAHLRRQKNETDLAYWQRLLDFWQDSGLPRSFFAVPTTRGLRLQGSDHSPYKPQFFDLEGFWCLRSFEKWISEVPGQWWVQETLPDPTDAFVHHQQDRHVSEVCVRLHPHKEKRDA; from the coding sequence ATGACCCACACTTTGCCTGTGAACCCCACAACCTCCTTTCACTGGGAGGTGACCCCCTTCACCACCTGGCGGGTGAACAGCCTGCCTGCCAGCCTGCACCGCCTGTTGCGCTTCCCCCGCACCCTGCAGACCCTTGAGAAGGTCAAAGCGCAGTCTGAACAGCTCACAGCAGCCATGACCGCCGAGGCGGAACGGATGACTGAAGACGTGCAGCAGGCAGGAGAGCACCAGGAGTTGCGCCGGGCCCTCATCAATGCCCGCAGGCAACTGCACCAGGGGCTTCCTCCGAAAACCAGAGACCTGGAGGTGTTGCAGGCCCAGTGGGACGCTGAGCGGGTCCAGAGCCTGATGCATCTGGTGGAACGTTTCCGCGCAATGGATGCCCTCAGGCAGGCCCTCCCTGACCTGCTGTTTGAGGAGTACCGGGATTGTCAGCGTCAGGTGAAAGGGCTGGTTTCACAACATCCTGATTTTGCTGCTTCACTGGATTGTGCGGTCCCTGAGGTTGCAGAAACCCTGGAGGCCTACCTGCAGGCCCCACCCAGCCAGACTTTGCAGGAGTGGCGCAAGTTTGAACTCACCCTCACCACCTACCTGACCCGGGCGGCCTTCAAGACCAGTCCGCTGGGTCGCCTGACCTACACGGCCCTGGTGGATTTGCAAGAAAGCCACAGGGGAGAGCACCCTGAATGGCGACAGGTGCGCTCCAGGGTGCAACTGCAGGGCTCGCTCCTCAGGAAACTCTTCTTGCATGTCACGGCCCACGCGGCCTTCGCCGGGCACCAGCGTTACGCTTTCAACCCGGATGTGCGGGAAGAGAGCGGCGTTTGGAAAGTCTACGTTCGCCGGGTGCTGTCCACCGAGAGCGTGCAGGACACCACCATCGTGATGCCAGCAAAGCCTGCCCTGCAGCACCTGAGAAATGCCATGCAGGACCGGCCCTTCTGGCGCCTGACCGAACTTCAGGCCTTGCTGGGTCTGGAAAATCCTGCTCCACTGCACGGGCTCAGAGAGCAGGGGTTGCTGGTCCCTGAAATCCAGTATGCCGATGACCTGAGAGATCCAGTGTCCAACCTGATTTCTTTCGTGGACCGCTCAGCAGACCCTCTGAAAGCTCCTGTTCTGGAACAGTTGCACAGTGTGCAGAAGGTTCTGGAAGCTTACCCGGGGGCCGCAGCACCTGAAAGGCGCTTTCTCAGGGGAGGGCTTGTGAAGGCACTGCAGAATGTTTTTACTTTGCTGGAGGTGCAGGAGCCTTTCTCTGCACAACGCCTGCTCTATGAGAACTCGGCAGCTGAACTTCAGCTTTCTGATGGTTTCAGGTCCCTTCCAGAAGAGGACCTGCGGCGCACTGCAGAACTGGTTTCCCTGTTTGGGTCCCATCAGGACCGTCAACTGGAACTGGAGAAGGCTTTTGTGGCCCGTTATGGTCCTGCAGGGGTGTGCACGGACCCCGAGGCTTTCTTGCTGAAAGGGACTGCGGCCCAGTCTGGCACTTCTGAGCTGGAGGTGATTGATGGGCTGCTGCAGGACCTGCAGAACCAGCGCCTGGCGTTCCTTTCCACCCTCCGGGAAGCCATTCAGCAGTCTGAAGGTCTGGATGTGGAGGTCAAGCCTGAATGGATTCCTGCTTCCCCACTTGCTGCTCCGCTGGAACTCTGCCTGCAGCACACAGGCATTGGAACACTGGTGCTCAACAGTGTGCTGTACGGTCAGCACAACGCCCTGAGCCGGGTGTGGCCGCTGCTGGAAGGGAGCAGCACCTTCCAGCGGTTCCTGAAAAGCCAGCAACAGAGGGAGGTCACCCGCGCGCAACTGGTGGTCTCCAGTTTCAACAGCATGAACCAGTTCCCGACCCTCTTCGAGGTGGCCCTGAAGTCTCCCGGGTCTGCCCCTGCCTGCCAGACCCTGCGCGAAGTGCGCCTCACGGAACTGGTGCTCAGGCATGACCCGACCACCCACAGCCTAAAACTCGAGACCCCCTCTGGAGAGGCCATCGAACCTGTATATGTCGGCAGCTACACCCCCCTGTTGATGACCACCATCGACCGGGGCATGGTGGGGCTCTCTCAGGGCACCTCTGCCCATTTTTCCCTGGTGGAGATGCTGGAGGCCCTTTCCCCTGAACTGCAGGCAGAAGAAGAGCGTTTCTACCCCCGCATTGTGCTGGGGCAGGTGGTGCTTTCCCGCAGAACCTGGGTGATGGGAGGTGCAGCTCACCTGCGCAGGCAGAAGAACGAAACCGATCTGGCCTACTGGCAAAGGCTGCTGGACTTCTGGCAGGACAGTGGGCTTCCCAGGTCCTTCTTTGCCGTGCCCACCACCCGGGGGCTTCGCCTGCAGGGCTCCGACCACAGCCCGTACAAACCGCAGTTTTTTGACCTGGAGGGGTTCTGGTGCCTGCGCAGTTTCGAGAAGTGGATTTCGGAAGTGCCGGGCCAGTGGTGGGTGCAAGAAACCCTGCCCGACCCCACAGACGCCTTTGTTCACCACCAGCAAGACAGGCACGTCAGTGAAGTCTGCGTGCGCCTCCACCCCCACAAGGAGAAGAGAGATGCTTGA
- a CDS encoding thiazolylpeptide-type bacteriocin: protein MSHEKKQEELNIQDLDLNEVEVTTEDDSYALPEAGASIGYNSCSSVKLK, encoded by the coding sequence ATGTCCCACGAGAAAAAGCAAGAAGAGCTGAACATCCAGGACCTCGACCTTAACGAAGTGGAAGTCACCACCGAAGACGACTCCTACGCTCTGCCTGAAGCTGGTGCCAGCATCGGTTACAACAGCTGCTCCAGCGTCAAACTCAAGTAA
- a CDS encoding thiazolylpeptide-type bacteriocin produces MSHDKKQEELNIQDLDLNEVEVTTEDDSYALPEAGASIGYNSCSSVKPAAK; encoded by the coding sequence ATGAGCCATGACAAAAAGCAAGAAGAACTGAACATCCAGGACCTCGACCTCAATGAAGTGGAAGTCACCACCGAAGATGACTCCTACGCCCTCCCTGAAGCTGGTGCCAGCATCGGTTACAACAGCTGCAGCAGCGTTAAACCTGCCGCCAAGTAA